Proteins co-encoded in one Astatotilapia calliptera chromosome 18, fAstCal1.2, whole genome shotgun sequence genomic window:
- the LOC113010306 gene encoding protein FAM49B-like, protein MGNLIKVLTRDIDNNGGNFFLDFENAQPSQSETDVWEKVNQVLTEAQVILEDLQSYKGAGEEIRQAIQNPSVEGVQEKAWSAVVPLVIKLKTFYEFSQKLETSLQCLLDVLTSSSSTPTQHLEQKQALARQFAHILHFTLRFDELKMTNPAIQNDFSYYRRTISRMRINNLSSEAGSEVNNELANRMSLFYASATPMLKTLSDATSKFVSDHPEVPIENTTDCLSTMASVCKVMLDTPEYRSRFASEETVLFCLRVMVGVIILYDHVHPAGAFVKTSNIDMKGCIRVLKEQPPSSVEGLLNALRYTTKHLNDETTSKQIKNMLQQN, encoded by the exons ACGCTCAGCCCTCACAGTCGGAGACGGACGTGTGGGAGAAGGTGAACCAGGTACTGACGGAGGCTCAGGTCATCCTGGAGGACCTGCAGTCGTACAAAGGGGCAGGAGAGGAGATACGACAG gcgaTCCAGAATCCCAGTGTGGAGGGCGTGCAGGAGAAGGCCTGGTCTGCTGTCGTTCCTCTGGTTATAAAACTCAAAACCTTCTATGAGTTCTCCCAGAAGCTCG AGACCAGCCTGCAGTGTCTCCTGGACGTCCTCACCAGCTCCAGCTCCACTCCCACTCAGCACCTGGAGCAGAAGCAGGCTCTGGCCCGGCAGTTCGCCCACATCCTGCACTTCACGCTACGCTTCGACGAGCTCAAG ATGACCAACCCCGCCATCCAGAATGACTTCAGCTACTACCGTCGCACCATCAGCCGCATGCGAATCAACAACCTGTCT TCTGAAGCAGGCAGTGAAGTCAACAACGAGCTTGCCAATCGGATGTCTCTGTTTTACGCCAGCGCCACGCCGATGCTGAAGACGCTAAGCGACGCCACGTCGAAGTTTGTCTCAGAT CATCCGGAGGTGCCGATCGAAAACACGACAGACTGCCTGAGCACGATGGCCAGCGTGTGTAAAGTGATGCTGGACACACC GGAGTATCGCAGTCGCTTTGCGAGCGAGGAGACCGTGTTATTCTGCCTCCGCGTGATGGTCGGCGTCATCATCCTGTACGACCACGTTCACCCAGCTGGAGCCTTCGTTAAGACCTCCAATATAGAT ATGAAAGGGTGCATCCGAGTGCTGAAGGAGCAGCCGCCCAGCAGCGTGGAGGGTTTACTGAACGCTCTCAG GTACACGACCAAACATCTGAACGATGAGACTACCTCCAAGCAGATCAAAAACATGCTGCAGCAAAATTAA
- the LOC113010235 gene encoding zinc finger protein 35-like isoform X1: protein MSSPECATEFKKERITETAEGELDERRLLDITWKPDIKPHSTDVSQQHVCKEEEEVLPEQQLCDQERSSSVGQEEPEAPQIKEEQEELCSSQQGEQLGLEEETDTFTLVLEKNTMQCEGDIRHQCRPLDVIWKPEIKLHRIDVPQQHVCKEEEEEVLPEQQLCDQERSSSVEQEEPEPPQIKEEQEELCSSQQGEQLGLKEETDTFMVTLTYGESDHSESEPISEQLLSHSSQETESRDREGSGNVESGKSIKLRGKKQFRNRGHSDVDNCNTVAGKKPVKCAFCGKVFKHKSQMERHHRIHTGERPYSCTTCGKGFSQSSNLTVHMRTHTGEKPYSCETCGKHFTCSYSLLVHMRIHTGEKPYSCEACGKHFNSSFNLKVHTNTHAGERPYSCKLCEKTFSQPSNLNVHMRTHTGEKPCLCNTCGKRFTDLSALKNHMTVHTGEKLYTCQTCGKSLSSRKGLMVHIRTHTGERPYVCNTCGKRFTELTALKKHVMIHTGEKPYICNTCGKGFIQNIHLLYHMRTHTGEKPYSCSTCEKRFKDPSKLKIHTRTHRGRKQSPEAPVGENYPADQAR from the exons ATGTCCTCTCCTGAGTGTGCGACAGAGTTTAAGAAGGAGAGGATAACGGAAACCGCAGAGGGAGAGCTGGATGAGCGCAGACTGCTGGACATCACCTGGAAACCCGACATAAAGCCGCACAGCACAG ACGTCTCACAGCAGCATGTCtgtaaggaggaggaggaggttctccctgagcagcagctctgtgaCCAGGAGAGGAGCTCCAGTGTGGGCCAGGAGGAACCAGAAGctccacagattaaagaggaacaggaggaactgTGCAGCAGTCAGCAGGGAGAGCAGCTGGGATTGGAGGAGGAGACGGATACCTTCACACTGGTTTTGGAAAAAAATACCATGCAGTGTGAGGGAGACATCAGACATCAGTGCAGACCGTTGGATGTCATCTGGAAACCTGAAATCAAGTTACACAGAATAG ACGTCCCACAGCAGCACGTCtgtaaagaggaggaggaggaggttctccctgagcagcagctctgtgaCCAGGAGAGGAGCTCCAGTGTGGAGCAGGAGGAACCAGAAcctccacagattaaagaggagcaggaggaactGTGCAGCAGTCAGCAGGGAGAGCAGCTGGGACTGAAGGAGGAGACGGATACCTTCATGGTGACTCTTACTTACGGTGAAAGCGACCACAGTGAATCAGAACCAATCAGTGAGCAGCTCCTCTCTCACAGCTCTCAAGAAACTGAGAGCCGAGATCGGGAAGGGAGCGGGAATGTTGAGTCAGGAAAGAGTATCAAGCTAAGAGGGAAGAAACAGTTCAGAAACAGAGGTCACAGTGATGTGGATAACTGCAACACTGTTGCAGGTAAAAAGCCGGTAAAATGCGCTTTCTGCGGAAAGGTTTTCAAACACAAGTCGCAGATGGAGCGACATCACAGGATCCACACGGGCGAGAGGCCGTACTCCTGCACAACGTGTGGGAAAGGGTTCAGCCAAAGCAGCAATCTGACCGTCCACATGAGAACGCACACCGGCGAGAAGCCGTACTCCTGCGAAACCTGCGGGAAACATTTCACCTGCAGCTACAGTTTGTTGGTCCACATGAGaatccacacaggtgagaagccgtaTTCCTGCGAGGCGTGCGGGAAGCATTTCAACAGTAGCTTCAACCTCAAAGTCCACACGAACACCCACGCGGGCGAGAGGCCGTATTCCTGCAAACTGTGCGAGAAAACCTTCAGTCAGCCGAGTAACCTGAACGTCCACATGAGaactcacacaggtgagaagccgtgCCTTTGCAAcacctgtgggaaaagattCACAGACTTATCGGCGCTGAAAAACCACATGACCGTCCACACAGGGGAGAAACTTTATACCTGCCAAACCTGTGGGAAAAGTCTCAGCTCTAGGAAAGGCCTGATGGTCCACATAAGAACCCACACAGGTGAGAGGCCGTACGTCTGCAACACCTGCGGGAAAAGGTTTACCGAACTGACGGCGCTGAAGAAGCACGTGATGATCCACACGGGCGAGAAGCCGTACATCTGTAACACCTGTGGAAAAGGTTTCATCCAGAACATCCATTTGCTGTATCACATGCGgacacacacaggtgagaagccttACTCCTGCAGCACCTGCGAGAAACGATTTAAAGACCCATCCAAGCTGAAAATTCACACAAGGACTCACAGAGGTCGGAAACAAAGCCCGGAAGCACCTGTGGGGGAGAATTACCCGGCAGACCAGGCCCGATAA
- the LOC113010235 gene encoding zinc finger protein OZF-like isoform X2 produces MSSPECATEFKKERITETAEGELDERRLLDITWKPDIKPHSTDVPQQHVCKEEEEEVLPEQQLCDQERSSSVEQEEPEPPQIKEEQEELCSSQQGEQLGLKEETDTFMVTLTYGESDHSESEPISEQLLSHSSQETESRDREGSGNVESGKSIKLRGKKQFRNRGHSDVDNCNTVAGKKPVKCAFCGKVFKHKSQMERHHRIHTGERPYSCTTCGKGFSQSSNLTVHMRTHTGEKPYSCETCGKHFTCSYSLLVHMRIHTGEKPYSCEACGKHFNSSFNLKVHTNTHAGERPYSCKLCEKTFSQPSNLNVHMRTHTGEKPCLCNTCGKRFTDLSALKNHMTVHTGEKLYTCQTCGKSLSSRKGLMVHIRTHTGERPYVCNTCGKRFTELTALKKHVMIHTGEKPYICNTCGKGFIQNIHLLYHMRTHTGEKPYSCSTCEKRFKDPSKLKIHTRTHRGRKQSPEAPVGENYPADQAR; encoded by the exons ATGTCCTCTCCTGAGTGTGCGACAGAGTTTAAGAAGGAGAGGATAACGGAAACCGCAGAGGGAGAGCTGGATGAGCGCAGACTGCTGGACATCACCTGGAAACCCGACATAAAGCCGCACAGCACAG ACGTCCCACAGCAGCACGTCtgtaaagaggaggaggaggaggttctccctgagcagcagctctgtgaCCAGGAGAGGAGCTCCAGTGTGGAGCAGGAGGAACCAGAAcctccacagattaaagaggagcaggaggaactGTGCAGCAGTCAGCAGGGAGAGCAGCTGGGACTGAAGGAGGAGACGGATACCTTCATGGTGACTCTTACTTACGGTGAAAGCGACCACAGTGAATCAGAACCAATCAGTGAGCAGCTCCTCTCTCACAGCTCTCAAGAAACTGAGAGCCGAGATCGGGAAGGGAGCGGGAATGTTGAGTCAGGAAAGAGTATCAAGCTAAGAGGGAAGAAACAGTTCAGAAACAGAGGTCACAGTGATGTGGATAACTGCAACACTGTTGCAGGTAAAAAGCCGGTAAAATGCGCTTTCTGCGGAAAGGTTTTCAAACACAAGTCGCAGATGGAGCGACATCACAGGATCCACACGGGCGAGAGGCCGTACTCCTGCACAACGTGTGGGAAAGGGTTCAGCCAAAGCAGCAATCTGACCGTCCACATGAGAACGCACACCGGCGAGAAGCCGTACTCCTGCGAAACCTGCGGGAAACATTTCACCTGCAGCTACAGTTTGTTGGTCCACATGAGaatccacacaggtgagaagccgtaTTCCTGCGAGGCGTGCGGGAAGCATTTCAACAGTAGCTTCAACCTCAAAGTCCACACGAACACCCACGCGGGCGAGAGGCCGTATTCCTGCAAACTGTGCGAGAAAACCTTCAGTCAGCCGAGTAACCTGAACGTCCACATGAGaactcacacaggtgagaagccgtgCCTTTGCAAcacctgtgggaaaagattCACAGACTTATCGGCGCTGAAAAACCACATGACCGTCCACACAGGGGAGAAACTTTATACCTGCCAAACCTGTGGGAAAAGTCTCAGCTCTAGGAAAGGCCTGATGGTCCACATAAGAACCCACACAGGTGAGAGGCCGTACGTCTGCAACACCTGCGGGAAAAGGTTTACCGAACTGACGGCGCTGAAGAAGCACGTGATGATCCACACGGGCGAGAAGCCGTACATCTGTAACACCTGTGGAAAAGGTTTCATCCAGAACATCCATTTGCTGTATCACATGCGgacacacacaggtgagaagccttACTCCTGCAGCACCTGCGAGAAACGATTTAAAGACCCATCCAAGCTGAAAATTCACACAAGGACTCACAGAGGTCGGAAACAAAGCCCGGAAGCACCTGTGGGGGAGAATTACCCGGCAGACCAGGCCCGATAA